From the genome of Suricata suricatta isolate VVHF042 chromosome 3, meerkat_22Aug2017_6uvM2_HiC, whole genome shotgun sequence, one region includes:
- the YOD1 gene encoding ubiquitin thioesterase OTU1 — MFGPAKGSHFGVHPAAGCPGGVCQPAAGTKAGPTGAWPPSSRTDTMWRLRCKAKDGTHVLQGLSSQTRVRELQGQIAAITGIAPGCQRILVGYPPECLDLSNEDTILGDLPIQSGDMLIVEEDQTGPKSSPAFTKHGAPSSIRETLPVLRRTVVPADNSCLFTSVYYVVEGGVLNPACAPEMRRLIAQIVASDPGFYSEAILGKTNQEYCDWIKRGDTWGGAIEISILSKFYQCEICVVDTQTVRIDRFGEDAGYTKRVLLIYDGIHYDPLQLVFPDPDTPPLTIFSSNDDIVLVQALELADEARKKRQFTDVNRFTLRCMVCQKGLTGQAEARDHAKETGHTNFGEV, encoded by the exons ATGTTTGGCCCTGCAAAGGGTAGCCATTTTGGAGTCCACCCGGCGGCTGGGTGCCCCGGCGGCGTCTGCCAACCTGCTGCCGGGACCAAAGCTGGCCCCACGGGTGCCTGGCCTCCGAGCAGCCGGACCGACACAATGTGGCGGCTCCGCTGCAAGGCCAAGGACGGCACCCATGTTTTGCAGGGGTTGTCCAGCCAGACTCGAGTGCGGGAACTCCAGGGCCAAATTGCCGCCATCACCGGGATCGCCCCCGGCTGTCAGCGAATCCTCGTAGGCTACCCGCCCGAATGCCTGGATCTCAGCAACGAGGATACCATTCTTGGGGATTTGCCCATCCAGTCAG gcgACATGCTGATCGTTGAAGAAGACCAAACCGGGCCCAAATCTTCACCTGCATTTACAAAACATGGTGCTCCTAGTTCCATCAGGGAAACTTTGCCTGTGCTTCGCAGAACTGTGGTCCCGGCAGACAACTCTTGCCTCTTTACCAGTGTATACTATGTGGTAGAAGGAGGGGTCCTGAATCCAGCTTGCGCCCCTGAGATGAGACGCCTCATAGCACAAATTGTAGCAAGCGACCCAGGCTTCTACAGTGAGGCAATactgggaaaaacaaatcaagagtACTGTGACTGGATCAAAAGGGGTGACACTTGGGGAGGAGCGATTGAGATATCAATTTTGTCTAAATTTTACCAGTGCGAAATCTGTGTAGTGGACACACAGACAGTAAGAATTGACCGTTTTGGGGAAGACGCAGGATATACCAAAAGGGTCCTGCTTATTTATGATGGCATCCACTATGACCCGCTTCAGCTTGTCTTCCCTGACCCAGACACCCCACCTCTGACCATTTTCTCCTCTAACGATGATATTGTTCTTGTACAAGCACTGGAATTAGCAGATGAAGCTAGAAAAAAGAGACAGTTTACCGACGTAAACCGCTTCACCCTGAGATGCATGGTGTGTCAGAAGGGATTAACTGGACAAGCAGAAGCAAGGGACCACGCCAAGGAGACGGGCCATACCAACTTTGGAGAAGTGTGA